DNA sequence from the Thermodesulfovibrionales bacterium genome:
ACTCGCAAGGATGCTGAAAAGCAAAAGGAGCGAAGCTCCCAAGAGCATATATTCGATCGGAATCATGACCCTCTCTTCACTTCAATTATAGCAAGCCTTGATGCCTGTACCGAAAAATCTGCTTCCCTTCTGTCCACGGTAGCACAGATCATCAGTCGCCTCATTCGATATCACCGGCAATCCTCCTTATCACTCGAACTCTCCACGCTCTAAGAGGACCCGGACCTCAAGGGCAGAAGGAAGGTTGACAGGCATTTGCAAGGGAGCGACTCTTCGTTACACAGCGTATGGCACCGGCAGGTGTTATTGCATCACGCGAATGCTTTCCCGTCCCTGAAGACCTTTTCCACAGTGAGGCCCCTCAAGACCAAATAATTCGCCTTCATTCCCTTGCGGAGCGGTCCGTTAACCGCCGCCGACATAACGTCTTCGATGCTCAATCCAGCCCTTCTGAAGAGAGTCAGTTCTTCATGATAGGAAATTCCATAGGTAATGAATGAAGGGCCTGCGTCACTGCCGGGCAAAACCGTGATCCCCTTATCATGCGCCTTTCTTATCGCTGCCAAATGCCCCTCCGTCATCGCCTCGATTCTTCTCTTCGCCTCCGGAGCGTCATGCGCTTTTGTGAGACTGAAGAGGGCGTTCACCGTCGGAATGAAGTCCGTCCCCCTTTCAGCCATGAGAGAAAGAGTTTCATCGGAAACAGAAAAACCATGAACGATAGCCGAAGCTCCGGCAAGTACCGCATCCTTTATGGCCCTGTCCCCGTTGGCATGACAGAAGACCGGCAATCCTCTGGATGCCGCATAGGCGATTATCTCTTCGAGTTCACTCCGTTCAAACCCGCCGGCTGATATCTTTCCTGATTCCGGCCTGAAGAGACCGGAATTGATCACCTTCAGATACTCAACCCCTTGGGCGCGAAGCTCGTCTATTAGCAGCCGGGCAGACGGTAAACCGTTCACTTCTCTGCCGATTCGTCTTCCGTACCCTCCCGCGCTGAATAGACCGAACCCGGATGTTCGGATGTCAAGCATTCCCCCGATCTTCTTCTTCATCTCAATCCCCGCGAGATCGCCGTCCCCTCCCTCGTAAACACGCGCAATCCCATGGTCGAGCAAGGTGCCGCCGATCTTCGTGGATAGAGGGAGTTTGTCTTTCGAAAAATGGAGATGGTAGTCACAAAAGGGAGGGGAGAGGGTAAATCCCGAAAAGTCCATCACGTCATGACCCCCTTCTCCCTCGCCGATATCCGATATCTCTTCAATAATCCCACCGCTTACCACGAGAGACATACCCCTCATGAATCCCTTCTCAGGCGAAAAAATATTGTCGGCACGAACAAGCATCAGGATATATCGGTTCCCGCCTCTGCAGCAGAGAAATCTTCTTCGCCCGACAGCTCGTATATATCAGCCGCTCTCTCGTCAACGGACTCTCCGCGGCCGAGAAGTTCCCTGAAAATGAACGGTCTTGTGGAAAGAGGGAGTTTCGGGTCTCTGTAGAGGTCTTTCAGGTCAACGGTCTTCATCCCTTCAATAAATTTCGCCACGCGGTTCATCGGAGTGTAGAAATTCCTGATCAGCCCATACCTTACGTAATAGCGCAACGACCATTTCTCATGTTCCGCTATGACCCTGAGGAGATGCCGTTTCCTGGCCGGCCTGTTGATTATCCTGCAGAGATGTCCTTCAGTGAGTGTGGGACTATCGAGGCACGCACGGACAACCCGTTCATCACCTCTTTCAAGAAGCGTTGTCACGATCGTACTGCCTGCCCTCCTCGAAAGGGCCGTCTGCACTCCTGAAGGCAAGGACGGGATCTTCTCGAGGATGATCTGCTCCACCTTCTGTCTCAAAATAGTCGGGATATGCCGGTCCCGCGTAAGGTCCGCGAGGTCGAAGATCCTCATGAATTTGAGGAGGGAGAGCGTCACCCTCTGAGGCGTTTTCGGATTCTTGCAGAGGGCGAGCTTGAGTGTATAGCACTCCCTGAACCTGAAATCGCCCGCCAGGTAACCGAGGGTATCCGAAGGCGTATTATTCTTCTTCGCGATAAAGACCGCCATCGTTTCGGTCAAGTTCCGGTTGAGCGCCGCATGTGAGATGACCTCGGGATGAGGGTCCCGGATTATCTGCCAGAGGCCTTCGGCGTCTGCCGTCTCCGCCGCCTTCACCCTGCTCTCAAGGGTCTTCACAGAATCACTGCTTTCCCCACGCAGAGAGAAACTCCCGATAGCTGACACCGAATGTCTGTCTGAATGCATCGTCTGCCTGCGTTCCCTTCGAAAGTGAGACGAGGAGATCCTTCAGGCGGTAAACGCCGTACCGGTCAACGAGATAGGAGACCGCGGAACAGCTCTCCCAATACGCAAGTCCGACCTTATCGCCCGGCAGCCATGCAAATGATTGTTCGAGCGAGTGGAGTGGAATGACCTGTCCGGTCTTCTCCGGGTAATGCGCTGAGAAGTACTCGGCGATCCCCTCGTTGATCCAGAGAGGGCAGCGGGGAGTCAGGGAGTGGACAAGCGTATGGGCGTATTCATGGAAGAGAACCTTCTTCAGGAGCACCTCGCTGCGTTCACTTCCCCTGACGGGGATCCTGATTTTTCCGTCGAAGACCCCTGTCGACCACTCAGGCGCCTGAGTGATATCATGAAAATCCCTGTTTGTGTAAAGGATGACCGTTACCGGTTCGGAGGGGAAAAAACCGAATTCCTTTCCTACGGTACTGTACGCATCTTCGAGAATCCCGATGACCTTCCTGCTCAACTCCCCGTGCGCATATCCGTCGAAGATGATCTTAAAATGTGATGTGCTTTCATTGATAACCTGCCCCCGTCTTCGCTCTTTTCTCAACGCATCGGCGAGCGACCGGAGTTCCGGATCTTTCGAGAGAGAGAGACCAAAATCGGCATGGTAGAGACTCTTTTCGATGTCGTCCTTCTTATCGTATACAAAGGCGAGAAATTTTCTCGCGACGAAATCATTTCCGTCCAGTTCGACGGCCTTTTCGAGAGCCGACCTCGCCCGCTCGTAATCACCGAGTTTATACCAGGAGACCCCGGCGCCGGTCAGCGCTCTCTTGTCGCGTCCGGAAAGCTCATCAAAGAGTTTTGCGGCACCTTCATAATCCCCTGTCTTCAACTTCTCTGCAGCGCTCACTGCGAGCAGTCTGTCCGATTCCGTCTGTCTTCTAACATCGGCTTCGGCGCCTGCCGAGATTCGAACTTCGACAGGGGCGATCGTATCAGTCATTCGGCCAACCGGCTTGCCGTGGGAAGGGGCTGCCCCAGATTCGATGAAAGCGGTTGTTTTGTTCGGTCTCGTCAGCGTTTCATCCTTCCCTGATTCTTCGACTGACCTCTTGTAATAAAGGTAGGAAGTCACTATGACGAGAAAGGACAAAGCGCTATAGATTATCGCCCTAAGAATATAGCCTCCAACCATCTCGGAACCAGGACCATGAGAGAGGTTGCGTGAGCCGTTCATCCTCTCTCCTCACGAGTCCGCCAGGGCTAGGGTCTCGCTTCATGACGTTCCGATGGCATCCCTGGTCATCCTCTCCGCGGTCTCGAAGACAGCCCTCTTCCCTTCCTCCGTCCTGGCCTCGATATAGAACCTCACCTTCGGCTCCGTGCCGGAGGGGCGTATCATGAGCCATGAACCGTCGTCGAAGACGAGTTTCGTACCGTCGACGGTTATCACCTTCTTTACGGTCCTCGCGACCCCGCCTATCGTTACCACGGTCCCCTCCTTGTACCGCTCCTGGATCACCGAAAGCCTCTGCACGAGCGGCTCGCCCACGAGAGACCGGTCCACTGCGATACCCGAACGGTCGGGATAGAAATATCCGAACTCACCCATCAGGGAATCGAGATATGAGCCGAGGTTTTGCCCTGTAACCGCCATCAATTCTATGGCGAGAAGGAGACCGAAGAGGGCATCTTTTTCGAGGGTATGGTTATATCCTGATATGCCGTCAGACTCTTCGAAGGCAACAATCGCCCTTTCTTCGGCTGTCCTCAACAGGTAGGGCCTGAAGTACTTGAAGCCGACCTTCGTCTCCCTCACCGGAACCTTCAGCGATTCGGCTATCGCTTTCACGAAATTGCTCGTACCGACCGACTTCGCGACTATCCCGCGAACCCCCTTATGTTTCAAGAGGAAATGGAATGCCATGGCGCCGAAATAGTTCATCGGTATCTGGACGCTTCCGTCGGAAAAGCGTATGCGGTCACCGTCGGGGTCCATGATGACCCCCAGTTTGCATGGGGCATCGCTTTCCCTGAGAACCCTGTCGACTCCTTCCATATTCTTTTCGGAAGGTTCAGGGGCAACGCCGCCGAAGAGATAATCGTCTTCCGTCCGCAGATAACGCATCCTGCCGTTCCGGGAGATTATCCTCTCCATCCTCCCCCTCGTCGCTCCATGAACACTGTCCACGCAGATGATGCAATCCCCCCTCTCAACAAAATCCCGGATCTTCTCGAGATCGAGCGTCTTCCGTTCAGACAGGTACCGGATATATAACTCGGTGAGGTCGATCGTATCGATCCGGCCCGGCGCTCTTGACTGAAGAAGCACGTCCTCTCCCATCATCCTGTTTGCGATCTCCTCTATCTTCGTCGTAATCTCGGAACCAGCAGGGCCTCCGTCAGCAGGGTTGAACTTGAAGCCCGCATAATTCGCGGGGTTATGGGAAGGAGTGAGATTGATGGAGCAGGCCGCCTTCACCATCTCGATGCCAGCAGAGAATTCCGGTGTGGCAGCCTCTCCTGCATACCACGTCTTTATCCCTTCGCCCTCGAGGAGCCCGATGACTTCCATGGCAAACTGCGGGCCGAGGAAGCGATTGTCATGACCCACGATGACACCCCGCTCTTTTATCTCATCAAGGCCAGCTACCCCCATCGCCCGCATGACAGAAGGGTCATTCCCTCTGAACATCTCGATGATGGCCGAAGTCACAACCCGAACGTTGTTGAAGGTATAGTCAGTGCCGATCTCGCCTCGCCAGCCCGATGTACCGAATGCTATCTTTGCCGGTGCCGTATTCTCCCGCGCAAACCGTTCGATGACCGGGAGAAGTCCCCCGTTCTTCGAGACATCGGAGAGTATCGCTTTCCAGCAGGCAGCGGCATTTTCAAATCCCTGAACCATTTCCCCTCCAGAGTTCATGCGACTTTTAACAATAGTTTATCAGCATCACAAACCCGAGTCTACTCTTTCCAGCCTTCGGGCAGGCCTCTTCCGGAAGTCTTGGATTTGCCCACCACTAGCGGACTCCCATCTCATCTGCTTCCTCCTCCGGCTATTGCACATGCAGCTGCTTCCAGCTCGGAAGCACTCATTCTGCATCCGTTAGTACGAAACATCGACGAGAAGCAGTTCAGCCTCACCTTTCGTGGACATACGGATGTCCGTTGCTCCCATGACCTGAGCAGCTCCCAGGACAGGGATGATGTCATTGCTTATCTCTACTGAATCTCCTTCGAGTACGTATACATACGCTCCGCGACCTTCTCTCAATGCATGGTCCGCAATATGCCCTCTCTCGAGGAAACAGGAATAGACAAGCGCGTCGGAATGCATGGGGAGCGCTTCTGCGTGTTCATTCGAGTTCCTTCTGCTTGACTGAGGGGGCCAGGTCTCTTCGAGAGGGAATGAACCACATCTGAATGAATCGCATCGAAATGTCGGGCCTGTTGTTGATCTCCGAATGCCACATACCCTTGCCCACGGTGGTATGCTGCACCCATCCCTTCTTTAAGACACCGCCTTCGCCGCGC
Encoded proteins:
- a CDS encoding phosphomannomutase, which gives rise to MVQGFENAAACWKAILSDVSKNGGLLPVIERFARENTAPAKIAFGTSGWRGEIGTDYTFNNVRVVTSAIIEMFRGNDPSVMRAMGVAGLDEIKERGVIVGHDNRFLGPQFAMEVIGLLEGEGIKTWYAGEAATPEFSAGIEMVKAACSINLTPSHNPANYAGFKFNPADGGPAGSEITTKIEEIANRMMGEDVLLQSRAPGRIDTIDLTELYIRYLSERKTLDLEKIRDFVERGDCIICVDSVHGATRGRMERIISRNGRMRYLRTEDDYLFGGVAPEPSEKNMEGVDRVLRESDAPCKLGVIMDPDGDRIRFSDGSVQIPMNYFGAMAFHFLLKHKGVRGIVAKSVGTSNFVKAIAESLKVPVRETKVGFKYFRPYLLRTAEERAIVAFEESDGISGYNHTLEKDALFGLLLAIELMAVTGQNLGSYLDSLMGEFGYFYPDRSGIAVDRSLVGEPLVQRLSVIQERYKEGTVVTIGGVARTVKKVITVDGTKLVFDDGSWLMIRPSGTEPKVRFYIEARTEEGKRAVFETAERMTRDAIGTS
- a CDS encoding amidohydrolase family protein; amino-acid sequence: MRGMSLVVSGGIIEEISDIGEGEGGHDVMDFSGFTLSPPFCDYHLHFSKDKLPLSTKIGGTLLDHGIARVYEGGDGDLAGIEMKKKIGGMLDIRTSGFGLFSAGGYGRRIGREVNGLPSARLLIDELRAQGVEYLKVINSGLFRPESGKISAGGFERSELEEIIAYAASRGLPVFCHANGDRAIKDAVLAGASAIVHGFSVSDETLSLMAERGTDFIPTVNALFSLTKAHDAPEAKRRIEAMTEGHLAAIRKAHDKGITVLPGSDAGPSFITYGISYHEELTLFRRAGLSIEDVMSAAVNGPLRKGMKANYLVLRGLTVEKVFRDGKAFA
- a CDS encoding tetratricopeptide repeat protein yields the protein MNGSRNLSHGPGSEMVGGYILRAIIYSALSFLVIVTSYLYYKRSVEESGKDETLTRPNKTTAFIESGAAPSHGKPVGRMTDTIAPVEVRISAGAEADVRRQTESDRLLAVSAAEKLKTGDYEGAAKLFDELSGRDKRALTGAGVSWYKLGDYERARSALEKAVELDGNDFVARKFLAFVYDKKDDIEKSLYHADFGLSLSKDPELRSLADALRKERRRGQVINESTSHFKIIFDGYAHGELSRKVIGILEDAYSTVGKEFGFFPSEPVTVILYTNRDFHDITQAPEWSTGVFDGKIRIPVRGSERSEVLLKKVLFHEYAHTLVHSLTPRCPLWINEGIAEYFSAHYPEKTGQVIPLHSLEQSFAWLPGDKVGLAYWESCSAVSYLVDRYGVYRLKDLLVSLSKGTQADDAFRQTFGVSYREFLSAWGKQ